A single genomic interval of Bacillota bacterium harbors:
- a CDS encoding HD domain-containing protein produces MSSERLRRQLEFIAEIDKLKTIYRQTVLIADPERRENDAEHSWHLALMAMLLAEHANETVDLPRVMKMVLIHDIVEIDAGDTFCYDEAGNLDKEEREQKAATRLFGLLPEDQGREFWQLWEEFEERRTPEARFAAALDRLQPMLHNFHTDGGTWRRHNITREQVLKRNQPMAQGAVALWDYAEAMLDVAIEQGLLPAEKQSKGES; encoded by the coding sequence ATGAGTAGTGAACGTTTGCGGCGCCAGCTTGAGTTCATCGCTGAAATCGATAAACTGAAAACAATTTACCGACAGACTGTTCTAATTGCCGATCCCGAACGCCGGGAAAATGACGCCGAGCACTCCTGGCACCTGGCCCTGATGGCGATGCTGCTGGCCGAGCATGCCAATGAGACGGTGGATTTACCCCGGGTAATGAAAATGGTTCTGATCCACGACATTGTCGAGATTGATGCCGGTGACACCTTTTGCTATGACGAGGCCGGCAATCTGGACAAAGAAGAACGGGAGCAGAAGGCGGCGACCCGCCTCTTTGGCCTGCTCCCGGAAGATCAGGGCCGGGAATTTTGGCAGCTTTGGGAAGAGTTTGAAGAGCGGCGCACACCTGAGGCCAGGTTTGCAGCTGCACTGGACAGATTGCAACCGATGCTGCACAATTTCCACACCGACGGCGGCACCTGGCGCCGACATAATATCACCCGTGAGCAGGTGCTAAAGCGCAATCAGCCGATGGCCCAGGGCGCGGTAGCTTTATGGGATTATGCGGAAGCGATGTTGGATGTGGCGATTGAGCAGGGGTTATTGCCTGCTGAAAAGCAAAGCAAGGGGGAAAGTTAA
- a CDS encoding GNAT family N-acetyltransferase, which produces MIADVFKDLPELHTERLLLRKLKSTDADAVFQYASDPQVARYTTWEFHRSIEASREFVNFVLQCYEQGKVAPWALVERTGGRVIGTCGFVGWKPNQFRAEVGFALARSHWNKGFTTEAGRAVMEFAFDQGVNRLEGRCYLDNVGSARVLEKLGMRFEGILRQHIYAKGQFYDVRMYSMLKEEWLHNE; this is translated from the coding sequence ATGATTGCCGACGTTTTTAAGGATTTACCTGAACTGCATACTGAACGCCTGCTATTACGCAAGCTGAAGAGTACTGACGCGGATGCGGTCTTTCAGTACGCATCCGACCCCCAAGTTGCCCGTTACACCACGTGGGAGTTTCATCGCAGTATCGAGGCCTCCCGGGAGTTTGTCAATTTTGTTCTGCAATGTTATGAGCAGGGGAAAGTTGCGCCCTGGGCGCTGGTGGAGCGCACCGGAGGCCGGGTGATTGGGACCTGCGGGTTTGTGGGTTGGAAACCGAATCAGTTTCGAGCAGAAGTGGGATTTGCCCTCGCCCGTAGTCACTGGAACAAGGGCTTTACCACCGAGGCCGGTCGGGCAGTTATGGAATTTGCCTTTGATCAGGGTGTTAATCGCCTGGAGGGTAGGTGCTATCTGGATAATGTCGGTTCGGCCCGGGTGCTTGAAAAGCTGGGCATGAGATTTGAGGGAATTCTGCGTCAACATATTTATGCCAAGGGTCAGTTCTATGACGTACGCATGTACTCTATGTTAAAGGAAGAGTGGTTGCATAATGAGTAG
- a CDS encoding MFS transporter, translated as MLRSASAPDYSVCYLMTPFPAGRRGLSVGWPLLKDGVSMKEYIQVLKNRNFALLWAGQGVSNLGSRVSMLALTWLVVDITGRAAAVGMLFIFLTIPSVALGPWAGVLVDRWNKKMIIITADIIAGLLALAMAFTRDISLLYVLALAMSVVSVFFTPAVRTVIPRLVPRERLLTANALSSATFYTAQLAGPALGGVLLGFWGLEAAFIVNAVSFWLSAFSELWIQIPGTETERQSRERSFTADFRDGWQYIRGNLPVKFVIGLFALAMLPPMGGLSTLNVVLIKEVFLFSEWQYGLLMTINGGGLLLGTLFMGRLGGRLGELRLMVMSISGLGLSYWLLANSPWLPVAGAWFLAMGFAATLVNVSYGTFLQKVVSDEMRGRVFSIDIAIGNSVGLLALGVTGVMADHWGAVPVISAGGLCLLLLGLVALRLGVFRRSEALVATPPAKGLPLANGE; from the coding sequence TTGCTTCGGAGCGCTAGCGCTCCGGACTATTCTGTTTGCTATTTGATGACCCCTTTTCCCGCCGGGAGAAGGGGTCTTTCTGTCGGCTGGCCGCTATTAAAGGATGGTGTAAGTATGAAAGAATATATACAGGTTTTAAAGAACCGCAATTTTGCCTTGCTCTGGGCCGGACAGGGAGTGTCCAATCTCGGCTCCCGGGTTAGTATGCTGGCCCTTACCTGGCTGGTGGTGGATATCACCGGACGGGCGGCAGCGGTCGGGATGTTGTTTATCTTCCTGACAATCCCCTCGGTGGCCCTGGGGCCCTGGGCAGGGGTGCTGGTGGACCGCTGGAACAAAAAAATGATTATTATCACCGCCGATATAATTGCCGGACTGCTTGCCCTGGCCATGGCCTTTACCCGCGATATTTCGCTTTTGTATGTGCTTGCTCTGGCAATGTCCGTGGTTTCGGTGTTCTTTACACCGGCAGTTCGCACCGTAATTCCACGGCTGGTTCCCCGAGAGCGGCTGCTTACTGCCAACGCACTCTCGTCTGCGACATTCTATACAGCCCAGCTGGCCGGGCCGGCCCTGGGCGGTGTACTCCTCGGTTTTTGGGGGCTGGAGGCGGCCTTTATCGTCAATGCTGTCTCCTTCTGGCTTTCGGCTTTTTCGGAACTCTGGATTCAAATCCCCGGTACCGAGACGGAGCGGCAGAGTCGAGAACGAAGTTTTACCGCCGACTTTCGCGACGGTTGGCAGTATATCCGCGGCAATTTGCCGGTAAAGTTTGTAATCGGCCTCTTTGCCCTGGCAATGTTGCCGCCCATGGGGGGCTTGAGCACATTAAATGTGGTGCTTATTAAAGAGGTGTTCTTGTTCAGCGAATGGCAGTACGGCCTGTTAATGACAATCAACGGCGGCGGACTGCTCTTGGGCACGCTGTTTATGGGCCGCCTGGGCGGGCGGCTGGGGGAATTGCGCTTGATGGTGATGTCCATATCTGGGCTCGGCCTGTCCTATTGGCTTCTGGCCAACAGTCCCTGGTTGCCGGTGGCCGGCGCCTGGTTCTTGGCGATGGGCTTTGCCGCAACGCTGGTGAACGTCAGCTATGGCACATTTCTCCAAAAGGTCGTCAGCGATGAGATGCGGGGACGGGTGTTCAGCATTGATATTGCCATTGGTAACTCGGTCGGACTTTTGGCTCTGGGTGTTACCGGGGTGATGGCTGACCATTGGGGTGCGGTACCCGTTATTTCTGCAGGCGGCCTTTGCCTGCTTTTGTTAGGGCTCGTTGCCCTGCGTCTAGGCGTCTTCCGGCGCAGCGAAGCGCTGGTCGCTACTCCCCCTGCGAAAGGATTGCCGCTTGCCAATGGCGAATAA
- a CDS encoding peptidylprolyl isomerase, with translation MNKKLLIIALALLTAVLAAGCQSDGQTDSDLVEALIVMDNGAEIALELYPEVAPITVENFVNLARQGFYDDLTFHRIVPGFMIQGGCPLGTGMGGPDHRIEGEFAANGHANDLKHERGVISMARSMDFNSAGSQFFIMVDAAPHLDGDYAAFGRVVSGIEEVDAIVNAQRMGETPVAPRHIQTITVSD, from the coding sequence ATGAATAAGAAATTGTTAATCATCGCGCTGGCGCTGTTGACAGCTGTACTGGCAGCAGGCTGCCAAAGCGATGGACAAACCGATTCTGATTTAGTGGAAGCGCTGATTGTCATGGATAACGGCGCCGAAATTGCTCTGGAACTATATCCCGAGGTGGCGCCTATCACTGTCGAAAATTTTGTGAACCTGGCCAGACAAGGATTTTATGATGACCTGACTTTCCATCGGATTGTCCCCGGTTTCATGATTCAGGGCGGCTGCCCCCTGGGCACCGGTATGGGTGGCCCGGATCACCGCATCGAAGGGGAATTTGCCGCTAACGGCCATGCCAACGACCTCAAGCACGAACGGGGCGTTATTTCCATGGCCCGTTCCATGGACTTTAACTCCGCCGGCTCCCAATTTTTCATCATGGTCGATGCCGCTCCCCACTTGGACGGGGACTATGCCGCTTTTGGCCGGGTGGTCAGCGGTATCGAGGAAGTGGACGCAATCGTCAACGCCCAACGGATGGGTGAGACACCGGTAGCCCCGCGCCACATTCAAACAATCACCGTCAGCGATTGA
- a CDS encoding peptidylprolyl isomerase, with translation MSKNPEVTIEMENGGTIQLELYPEVAPNTVNNFLALAGSGYYDGVIFHRVIPGFMIQGGCPQGSGTGGPGYSIRGEFSANGHTNELKHERGVISMARTADPNSAGSQFFIMVDNAPHLDNQYAGFGKVVSGMEVADEVVNAPRDMADRPTQEQKIRKVTVNTHGQVYPEPEKL, from the coding sequence ATGAGCAAAAATCCTGAAGTAACCATTGAAATGGAGAACGGCGGCACAATCCAACTAGAACTCTACCCGGAGGTGGCGCCCAACACCGTCAACAACTTCCTGGCTCTGGCCGGGAGCGGTTATTATGACGGCGTGATTTTTCACCGAGTTATCCCCGGCTTTATGATCCAGGGCGGTTGCCCCCAAGGCAGCGGCACAGGCGGTCCCGGCTACAGCATCCGGGGCGAGTTTAGCGCCAACGGCCACACCAATGAGCTCAAACATGAGCGAGGAGTCATTTCCATGGCCCGCACCGCCGACCCCAATTCAGCCGGCTCCCAATTCTTCATCATGGTTGATAACGCGCCCCACCTGGATAATCAATATGCTGGCTTCGGCAAGGTAGTGAGCGGAATGGAAGTTGCCGACGAAGTCGTAAACGCCCCCCGGGATATGGCGGACCGCCCCACCCAGGAACAAAAAATTCGCAAAGTCACAGTCAACACCCACGGCCAGGTGTACCCAGAACCGGAAAAACTCTAA
- a CDS encoding NUDIX domain-containing protein, with product MSRFKMVVSAHIFLTQPDKLLLLKRQNTGFADGQFSVPAGHLDGAEPATAAAIREAKEEVGVTIDPADLKLVSIMHRRSDREQIDFFFAADTWTGQPVNVEPEKCSQLTWCYFDALPENLVPYVRQAIENFRAGIFFSEFGW from the coding sequence ATGTCCCGGTTCAAGATGGTCGTTTCTGCCCATATATTTCTCACCCAGCCTGACAAATTATTGCTGCTTAAGCGACAGAATACCGGCTTTGCCGATGGCCAATTTTCAGTGCCGGCGGGTCATTTAGATGGCGCGGAGCCAGCAACGGCTGCGGCTATCCGGGAGGCCAAAGAAGAAGTGGGTGTAACCATCGACCCAGCTGATCTAAAATTAGTCTCCATCATGCATCGCCGCAGCGATCGGGAGCAGATTGATTTCTTTTTTGCTGCCGATACATGGACTGGTCAGCCAGTAAATGTCGAGCCAGAGAAATGTAGCCAGTTAACCTGGTGTTATTTTGACGCTTTGCCAGAAAACCTCGTGCCCTATGTCAGGCAGGCAATTGAAAATTTCCGTGCCGGCATATTTTTCAGCGAATTTGGCTGGTAA
- a CDS encoding glutamine synthetase — MTELIHFMPPSQHNPEDLEKLLSAHPEIRFVSLMGVDLGGNATDEKIPVNLFLRNCRQFLEEGVQTDGSSVILHDIATLNDAKVDLLPDLAVNWFVDYNREHLWENQKPVGTLRIPAFLIHKGKAVDSRSVLKRAAENFQTVLETLLKEQPELLAACGAPPEHVAGINLTAATELEFWVQTPRDRADVEKLATSQSLKEQYWKRTQGAVRTALEKSLLLLEQYGLEPEMGHKEVGGVSSTLAGNGKFDHVMEQLEIDWRYSTPLQTADNELLAREMIADVFRSHGLDITFAAKPIDDVAGSGKHAHFGASVTLADGEMYNLFNPADMKADYLSPLGYGALMGLLKNYEAVSPFVTASNDAFNRMQPGFEAPVCTVASLGHSTSEPSRNRSVLVGLVREPGNPRATRLELRAPNPQSNTYLVLASVYQAMVDGIVAMAKSGLSAKELEMTISKPAGEDAFYLESNRAYRSEENVFEHYNEAERNQLFGTPPATVWENLAQLDNAPEKTAVLLADDVFTPAIIGSYRAALLEQWTMELEHRILPTNLNFIRECKKLHADSENDADVKLWNQIKAKRDYLARDTLSRPCLSCRIRTALASGDYQQASDLQQEMAREIANLRQLYRQYRRNILD; from the coding sequence ATGACTGAACTAATCCACTTTATGCCGCCCTCCCAACATAACCCCGAGGACTTGGAAAAATTACTTTCGGCTCACCCGGAGATCCGCTTTGTGTCTCTGATGGGAGTAGACTTGGGGGGAAATGCCACTGATGAAAAAATTCCTGTCAATCTCTTTCTCAGAAATTGTCGCCAGTTCCTGGAGGAAGGGGTGCAGACCGACGGTTCCAGCGTCATTTTACATGACATTGCTACCCTCAACGATGCCAAAGTGGATTTGCTGCCGGATTTAGCTGTGAACTGGTTCGTCGATTACAACCGCGAACATCTGTGGGAAAACCAGAAACCGGTAGGCACTTTGCGGATACCGGCCTTCCTCATCCACAAGGGCAAGGCCGTAGACAGTCGGTCAGTCCTCAAGCGGGCGGCAGAAAACTTTCAAACCGTTCTGGAAACCTTGCTGAAAGAGCAACCGGAACTCTTGGCCGCCTGCGGCGCACCGCCGGAGCATGTTGCCGGCATCAATCTTACTGCCGCCACCGAACTGGAATTCTGGGTCCAGACCCCCCGGGACCGGGCCGATGTGGAGAAGCTGGCCACGTCCCAAAGTCTCAAGGAGCAATATTGGAAACGTACCCAGGGAGCCGTTCGCACCGCCCTGGAAAAGAGTCTGCTGCTCCTGGAACAATATGGTCTCGAACCGGAAATGGGCCACAAGGAAGTGGGCGGTGTCTCCAGCACCTTGGCCGGCAACGGCAAATTTGATCATGTCATGGAACAGCTGGAGATTGATTGGCGCTACTCCACCCCGCTCCAGACCGCCGATAATGAACTGCTGGCCCGGGAGATGATCGCCGATGTCTTCCGCAGCCACGGATTGGATATAACCTTCGCTGCCAAACCAATTGACGACGTCGCCGGTAGCGGCAAGCATGCCCATTTCGGCGCCAGCGTAACACTTGCCGACGGGGAAATGTATAATCTGTTCAATCCCGCCGATATGAAAGCGGATTACCTTAGCCCCCTGGGGTATGGCGCACTCATGGGACTTTTAAAGAACTATGAAGCGGTTAGCCCGTTTGTGACCGCTTCTAACGACGCCTTTAACCGCATGCAGCCGGGATTTGAAGCGCCGGTGTGCACCGTGGCGTCACTGGGCCATAGCACCTCAGAGCCTAGCCGCAACCGCTCGGTGCTGGTGGGACTGGTGCGGGAACCGGGTAATCCCAGGGCCACCCGCTTGGAATTGCGGGCGCCCAACCCCCAGTCCAACACCTACCTGGTCCTGGCCAGTGTTTACCAGGCAATGGTGGACGGCATAGTCGCAATGGCCAAGAGCGGCCTTAGCGCCAAAGAACTGGAAATGACCATTTCCAAGCCGGCAGGGGAAGATGCCTTTTATTTGGAAAGTAATCGCGCCTACCGCAGCGAAGAAAATGTATTCGAACACTATAACGAGGCGGAGCGGAACCAGCTCTTCGGTACACCGCCGGCAACGGTTTGGGAAAACCTTGCCCAGCTGGACAATGCCCCGGAGAAAACCGCTGTCCTCCTGGCCGACGACGTCTTCACTCCGGCGATTATCGGCTCCTATCGCGCAGCGCTCCTGGAGCAGTGGACGATGGAACTGGAGCACCGCATCCTGCCCACCAACTTGAACTTCATCCGGGAATGCAAAAAACTCCATGCCGACAGCGAAAATGACGCCGACGTCAAGCTTTGGAATCAGATTAAAGCCAAGCGCGACTACCTGGCCCGGGACACACTGAGTCGACCCTGCCTTTCCTGCCGCATACGCACTGCCCTGGCGTCCGGTGATTACCAACAGGCCTCGGACCTGCAGCAGGAAATGGCCCGAGAGATCGCCAATCTGCGCCAGCTTTACCGCCAATACCGCCGTAACATCCTGGACTAA
- a CDS encoding ABC-F family ATP-binding cassette domain-containing protein — protein sequence MIEISLRGIEKYYGANQVLADFNLEVTSGERVGIIGENGGGKTTVFKVIAGEGCEAGEVAIRKGASIGLLQQIPQYPAGMTAMNVLNLAFADLLAMQAELRRLESQMAGAGEAGLERVMTTYARLQEQFELAGGYAIEEKLGKVVRGLGLASLLEQQFASLSGGEKTTVELGRILLVQPDILLLDEPTNHLDTEAVEWLEEYLQNYQGTVLAISHDRVFLDRFARRIIEVDAGQAEVYHGNYSFYVEERSARVEALLEEWKGQQKRIKAMEAAIARYRDWGKRSDNPKFFRRARAIERELERMELLERPREKLSFNLSFNEAGSGRDVWVAEAISCSVAGRKLLDNASLHVRQGEKVALVGPNGCGKTTLLKLLLGEVQPDSGSIKIGARVRPGWLEQEVSFPDPEASVLDTFRNTCPILEGTARHILARFLFRGQAVFNKVGSLSGGEKSRLRLCQLVHSDVNTLVLDEPTNHLDIPAREVLEETLRDFAGTVLLVSHDRWFINRVSERVVELRGGMLVNYLGNYDYYRQHRRGPEEAKKTNKAAPEVRRPPRTEKPNVYKLEQLEQAITALEAELAAIDKEMAESASDYLRLQELTALRENRAAELEKLWAQI from the coding sequence ATGATTGAAATCAGTCTTCGAGGAATTGAAAAATATTATGGCGCCAATCAAGTTTTGGCTGACTTCAACCTGGAAGTGACCTCCGGCGAACGGGTAGGGATAATCGGCGAAAATGGCGGCGGCAAGACCACGGTGTTTAAAGTCATCGCCGGCGAGGGGTGCGAGGCGGGAGAGGTCGCGATACGCAAAGGGGCCAGCATCGGCCTCCTGCAACAGATCCCCCAATACCCTGCCGGGATGACGGCAATGAATGTGCTTAATTTGGCCTTCGCCGACCTGCTAGCCATGCAGGCGGAATTGCGCCGCCTGGAAAGTCAGATGGCCGGTGCCGGGGAGGCAGGGTTGGAACGGGTTATGACCACCTATGCCCGTTTGCAGGAGCAGTTTGAACTGGCTGGAGGTTATGCAATTGAAGAAAAACTGGGCAAGGTGGTGAGGGGGCTGGGCCTGGCGTCGCTTTTAGAGCAACAGTTCGCCAGTCTCAGCGGCGGTGAGAAAACCACCGTGGAACTGGGGCGGATACTCCTCGTCCAACCGGATATCCTGCTGCTGGACGAACCGACAAACCACCTGGATACAGAGGCGGTGGAATGGTTGGAGGAATACCTCCAAAACTACCAGGGGACGGTTCTGGCAATCTCTCATGACAGGGTCTTTTTGGACCGCTTCGCCCGCCGGATTATTGAAGTGGACGCGGGGCAGGCGGAGGTTTACCACGGCAATTATTCGTTCTATGTAGAGGAGCGATCTGCCCGGGTAGAGGCGCTTCTGGAGGAATGGAAGGGACAGCAAAAACGTATCAAGGCCATGGAAGCGGCAATTGCCCGCTATCGGGACTGGGGCAAGCGCAGCGATAACCCCAAGTTCTTTCGCCGCGCGCGGGCAATCGAGCGGGAGTTGGAGCGGATGGAGCTTTTGGAGCGCCCCCGGGAAAAGCTAAGCTTCAACCTGAGTTTTAATGAAGCGGGGAGTGGTCGCGATGTTTGGGTGGCGGAAGCAATATCCTGCTCCGTTGCCGGACGCAAACTGCTGGACAATGCCAGTTTGCATGTGCGCCAGGGTGAAAAGGTCGCTCTCGTCGGGCCCAATGGCTGTGGCAAAACAACTTTGCTGAAGCTGCTGCTGGGCGAAGTGCAACCTGATTCGGGATCAATTAAAATTGGCGCCCGGGTGCGCCCCGGCTGGCTGGAACAGGAGGTGAGTTTTCCTGACCCTGAGGCCTCAGTGCTTGACACCTTTCGCAACACGTGTCCGATTTTGGAAGGGACGGCTCGCCACATTTTGGCCCGCTTTTTGTTCCGGGGGCAGGCGGTATTCAATAAAGTTGGCAGCTTGTCCGGTGGTGAGAAAAGCCGCCTACGCCTTTGCCAGCTGGTGCATAGCGATGTAAACACGCTGGTATTGGACGAACCGACCAACCACCTGGACATTCCCGCCCGGGAGGTCCTGGAAGAAACCCTGCGGGACTTCGCTGGGACGGTGCTGCTGGTTTCCCACGACCGCTGGTTTATCAATCGGGTCAGCGAACGGGTTGTGGAACTGCGGGGTGGCATGCTGGTCAATTACTTGGGTAATTATGACTATTACCGGCAACACCGGCGGGGGCCGGAGGAAGCAAAAAAGACCAACAAGGCGGCGCCTGAAGTTCGGCGGCCTCCTCGGACGGAGAAGCCCAATGTTTATAAGCTGGAGCAGTTGGAGCAGGCAATCACCGCGCTGGAAGCCGAGTTGGCGGCGATAGACAAAGAAATGGCCGAAAGCGCCAGCGATTACCTGCGCCTGCAAGAGTTAACCGCGCTCCGGGAAAACAGGGCGGCAGAGCTGGAGAAACTCTGGGCGCAAATTTAA
- a CDS encoding multidrug ABC transporter permease has protein sequence MFILLRELRSNRRSLLIWMLALAALNLFVISLYPTFAGDAEQMEEFMTMFPEEFMRIFGMDRLSMADAIGFYAVEAYFMVILFGSVFAAMLAATMLAKEEDEKTIEFLLAKPVTRSRVVGEKLLAIGAILLLFNLGIGLVSYISFEIWVDDFSRLELFRLLIAPLFAQLAFAGIAFLLSLFFVRKKSAYSAGIGLVIGLYFLHVVSLLAERAEFLRYLTPFWYMNASDIVAEGSLPPWRLLTLVAVAIITAGLTWYLYRRRDITI, from the coding sequence ATGTTTATTCTCCTGCGCGAGTTGAGGTCAAACCGGCGCTCATTGTTGATTTGGATGCTGGCCTTGGCGGCCCTCAATCTGTTCGTTATTTCCCTATACCCTACCTTCGCCGGGGACGCAGAGCAAATGGAAGAATTCATGACCATGTTTCCGGAAGAATTCATGCGCATCTTTGGTATGGATAGATTGAGTATGGCCGATGCCATCGGCTTTTATGCTGTGGAGGCATACTTTATGGTTATTCTATTTGGCAGCGTCTTTGCAGCAATGCTAGCCGCGACCATGCTGGCCAAAGAAGAAGACGAAAAGACAATTGAGTTTCTGTTGGCAAAACCGGTGACCCGGTCCCGGGTGGTTGGGGAGAAGTTGCTGGCAATCGGGGCCATCCTGCTGCTCTTTAATCTGGGCATCGGCCTGGTCAGCTATATAAGCTTTGAAATCTGGGTAGATGATTTTTCCCGGCTGGAGCTGTTTCGTCTGCTAATTGCGCCCCTGTTTGCGCAACTGGCCTTTGCCGGTATTGCCTTTTTGCTCTCCCTGTTTTTCGTGCGCAAGAAGTCCGCCTACTCAGCCGGTATAGGTTTGGTTATTGGACTTTACTTTCTGCATGTCGTTTCCCTCTTGGCTGAGCGCGCCGAGTTCCTTCGATACCTGACGCCATTTTGGTACATGAATGCCTCGGATATAGTCGCCGAGGGTTCTTTGCCCCCCTGGCGGCTGCTGACGCTGGTGGCGGTGGCAATTATAACCGCCGGCCTCACCTGGTATCTCTACCGCCGGCGGGACATCACAATCTAA
- a CDS encoding ABC transporter ATP-binding protein, with the protein MFAIEARNLTKYYGESRGIVDVDLQVKEGEIFGFIGPNGAGKSTTIRILLNFIFPTSGSASVFGLDVVTNAREIRAQVGYLPGEVDYYDEMTAGELLAYSARFYRQNCEGRIKELVEIFELDTKKRIHSLSLGNKKKVAIIQALLHQPRLLILDEPTGGLDPLMQKRFFSLLREEHARGTTIFFSSHILSEVQKLCQRVAIIRDGSIITVEDVVQLRNNQLRKVRINFSDDIPELSLPGIVNMERDNNSLQLFFNGDINQLVQTLSAYNLQNLWLEEPTLEEVFMHYYGTEED; encoded by the coding sequence ATGTTTGCAATTGAAGCCCGGAATTTAACCAAGTACTACGGCGAGTCCCGGGGGATTGTCGATGTCGATTTACAGGTTAAGGAAGGCGAGATCTTTGGTTTTATCGGGCCCAATGGCGCCGGAAAGTCCACGACTATACGCATACTTTTGAATTTTATCTTTCCCACCAGTGGCAGCGCCTCGGTGTTTGGCCTTGATGTGGTCACTAATGCCAGGGAGATTCGGGCACAAGTTGGTTATTTACCTGGCGAAGTTGATTATTACGACGAGATGACGGCGGGTGAACTACTTGCTTATTCAGCGCGTTTTTACCGCCAAAATTGCGAGGGCCGGATAAAAGAACTGGTGGAAATCTTCGAGCTGGATACCAAGAAAAGAATCCACTCCCTGTCCTTGGGCAACAAGAAAAAAGTCGCCATCATCCAGGCTTTGCTCCATCAGCCGCGGCTGCTAATCCTCGATGAGCCTACAGGTGGCCTGGATCCGTTGATGCAGAAGCGTTTTTTTTCGCTGCTGCGGGAGGAACATGCCCGGGGCACCACAATTTTTTTCTCGTCCCACATCCTCAGCGAGGTGCAAAAACTTTGCCAGCGAGTCGCAATTATCCGGGATGGAAGCATCATAACAGTTGAAGACGTAGTCCAACTTCGAAATAATCAGCTTCGCAAGGTGCGCATCAACTTTTCTGACGACATACCGGAATTGAGTCTTCCGGGAATTGTTAACATGGAGCGGGACAACAATTCTTTACAGCTGTTCTTCAACGGTGATATCAATCAGTTGGTGCAGACACTCTCTGCTTACAATCTGCAGAATCTCTGGTTGGAGGAGCCGACGTTGGAAGAAGTGTTTATGCATTATTACGGAACGGAGGAAGACTAG
- a CDS encoding 4-oxalocrotonate tautomerase family protein, with the protein MPFVFVDCGQTDATTKAKLIEKITASTSEVLSMPKENIFVVIRENNPDNVGVGGKTLTEVVAQRKNT; encoded by the coding sequence TTGCCTTTTGTATTTGTGGATTGCGGTCAGACCGACGCCACGACCAAAGCAAAGCTGATTGAGAAGATTACAGCAAGCACCAGCGAAGTATTATCGATGCCCAAGGAAAATATCTTTGTTGTGATTCGGGAGAACAATCCGGATAATGTGGGCGTTGGCGGCAAAACCCTCACTGAAGTGGTTGCCCAGAGGAAAAATACTTAG
- a CDS encoding DUF3795 domain-containing protein → MEGRAPVGSCGLYCGSCAIYYARGNKGLQKRLARELQCEPEEVGCNGCGSFSPDCHGSYCKIYLCGINRGHEYCNQCHEHPCGRLQRLSMGYEGVPLRQLEELRALGEEEFYNLMARRWTCVCGGTIVAYKKRCLSCGKGADLS, encoded by the coding sequence ATGGAGGGTCGTGCGCCGGTGGGAAGTTGCGGGTTGTACTGCGGCTCTTGCGCAATTTATTATGCCCGCGGCAACAAAGGTTTACAAAAGCGGTTGGCCCGGGAATTGCAGTGTGAGCCGGAGGAAGTTGGATGTAATGGCTGTGGAAGTTTCAGCCCCGATTGTCACGGAAGCTATTGCAAGATTTATCTTTGCGGTATAAATAGGGGCCATGAATACTGTAATCAGTGTCATGAACATCCATGCGGACGCTTACAGAGACTCTCCATGGGTTATGAGGGTGTGCCTTTGCGTCAGCTGGAGGAACTGCGGGCCCTTGGGGAAGAGGAGTTTTATAATTTGATGGCGCGCCGCTGGACATGCGTTTGCGGCGGCACGATTGTCGCGTATAAAAAGCGCTGCCTTAGTTGCGGCAAGGGCGCTGATCTTTCCTGA